Proteins from a genomic interval of Acomys russatus chromosome 19, mAcoRus1.1, whole genome shotgun sequence:
- the Pnma8b gene encoding paraneoplastic antigen-like protein 8B: protein MTMNLLQDWCKELEVEVHRALLITGIPERLQQAEIEATLRPNLQSLGNYRLRTVRAVTKEKAQAALVEFGADIDHSAIPIQIRGDGGIWKVLSKDRGQDARVLRQMRRLLLDERPMDDFREIAIPLVLEAQAQAKGLGKDTKKAAGSSEGAARNGRRGRRGGKRRARSHKLTAQKGKKRGRGGRRARSESSDSSDDSLGIVIEEIYAEDLSVDEDQRALYATLQAAAKELTKKWAFRGDQDEGDGPREFLALVTVTDKAKKEEIEKDLPGTESICLNIKDEKSGVPDLVALLAVRDTPAVEVDSEAEDEEDDEEDDDDDDDDGDDDDDEEDDSDSESLGNAEREKFEGVDNPEFVAIVAYTDPADPSAREEMLKIASVIETLGWGDKKDKKDVLPQVLSVMAKDTSGPRVKVEEAGRQVDAMVLRKAEEDGNLLECISTLAEAENCPKGKKSGLGLLRGWSAEGHQGGLLELVALLAAQDMVEAVKEEEASRWGGGGSGGRKCDHSQGGLSDVLAFLASQENLESNEESEEDSDTESEGDSEDTDSEESEPGDSVSKKPRAKRARTGSKGLAPAGAGATAVSASSRARKPRRGGRGRGRGVTPEKKAASGASTEDHAGSNKKKKASAGAGARARAGEAKGQPAAVPKSTRGKKARRGPRRAPKCR from the coding sequence ATGACCATGAACCTTCTGCAAGATTGGTGCAAGGAGTTGGAAGTGGAGGTGCACAGGGCCCTGCTCATCACGGGCATCCCTGAGCGCTTACAGCAGGCAGAGATCGAAGCCACCTTGAGGCCGAACTTGCAGTCCCTGGGCAACTATAGGCTTCGCACTGTGAGAGCTGTGACCAAGGAGAAGGCTCAGGCCGCCCTGGTGGAGTTTGGGGCAGACATCGATCACTCTGCAATCCCCATCCAGATTCGAGGAGACGGTGGCATCTGGAAGGTTCTGAGTAAGGACCGCGGGCAAGATGCGCGGGTCCTTAGGCAGATGAGGCGCCTGTTGCTGGATGAACGGCCCATGGATGACTTCAGAGAAATAGCCATCCCGCTGGTATTggaggctcaggctcaggctaaGGGGTTGGGGAAGGATACCAAGAAGGCTGCTGGCTCCTCCGAAGGGGCTGCTAGGAACGGCCGTCGGGGCCGTCGGGGAGGCAAGCGTCGAGCTAGAAGCCACAAGTTGACGGCTCAGAAGGGCAAGAAAAGGGGCCGGGGAGGGCGCCGAGCCAGGAGTGAGTCGTCTGACTCTTCCGATGACAGCCTCGGTATAGTCATTGAGGAGATCTACGCAGAAGACCTGAGCGTAGACGAAGACCAAAGAGCGCTGTACGCCACGCTCCAAGCAGCCGCCAAGGAGCTCACCAAGAAGTGGGCCTTTCGGGGAGACCAGGACGAAGGAGATGGGCCCCGAGAGTTTTTGGCCCTTGTCACTGTCACCGACAAAGCTAAGAaggaagagatagaaaaagaTCTTCCCGGCACGGAGTCTATCTGCTTGAACATCAAAGACGAAAAGAGCGGGGTCCCTGATTTAGTTGCGCTCCTAGCTGTGAGAGACACCCCGGCAGTGGAGGTAGATAGTGaggcagaggatgaggaagatgatgaagaggacgacgacgacgacgatgatgatggtgatgacgacgacgatgaagAGGATGATTCTGACAGCGAATCTCtgggaaatgcagagagagaaaagtttGAGGGGGTGGACAACCCCGAGTTTGTGGCTATCGTGGCTTATACAGACCCCGCTGACCCCTCAGCCAGGGAGGAAATGCTAAAAATCGCTTCTGTGATTGAGACCCTAGGCTGGGGcgataaaaaggacaaaaaagaTGTCCTTCCTCAAGTCCTGTCCGTCATGGCCAAGGACACCTCTGGGCCCCGAGTAAAGGTAGAGGAGGCAGGCCGCCAGGTGGACGCCATGGTCCTGAGGAAGGCCGAGGAAGACGGGAATCTTCTAGAATGTATTTCTACCTTGGCCGAAGCAGAGAACTGCCCCAAGGGAAAGAAGTCTGGGTTGGGTCTCCTCAGAGGCTGGAGCGCTGAGGGCCACCAGGGTGGCCTCTTGGAGCTGGTGGCACTCCTCGCTGCGCAAGATATGGTAGAAGCCGTGAAAGAGGAGGAAGCCAGCAggtggggaggtggtgggagTGGTGGCAGGAAGTGTGATCACAGCCAGGGTGGTTTGTCCGatgtcctggctttcctggcctCCCAGGAGAATCTAGAATCCAACGAGGAATCGGAGGAGGATTCGGACACAGAGTCAGAGGGAGATTCCGAGGACACTGACAGCGAAGAGTCAGAACCCGGTGACAGCGTGTCCAAGAAGCCCCGCGCCAAGAGAGCGCGCACCGGTTCCAAAGGCCTGGCTCCTGCTGGCGCCGGCGCCACCGCGGTCTCCGCTTCGTCCCGGGCACGCAAACCCCGGAGAGGTGGTCGCGGTCGTGGCCGGGGAGTCACTCCAGAGAAGAAAGCCGCGAGTGGGGCTTCAACGGAGGATCATGCGGGGagcaacaagaagaagaaggcatcTGCAGGCGCTGGGGCCCGTGCCAGGGCCGGCGAGGCCAAGGGGCAGCCGGCTGCTGTTCCCAAGTCTACCCGCGGGAAGAAAGCACGTAGGGGCCCAAGGAGGGCGCCCAAATGCCGTTAG
- the LOC127203194 gene encoding paraneoplastic antigen-like protein 8A, giving the protein MSQPMAMSLLEDWCRGMGLDIHRSLMVIGIPEHCGHAEIEETLNRVLLPLGTYRVLNKMFLRQEQVKAALVEVSEGVNLSSVPREFPGRGGVWRVVCRDPTQDAEFLKSLNEFLDAEGRTWEDVVRLLLLNHHPPLPNPNQPPPHWAETLGLLLGAVLWVIFYMDAEIRNREEEARAEGPAEGTWASTERRWVKKEPGLGIEVASPFKTEDRNYWRDTEDRRDPPKALVRRPEGKIRSRRRKQKKNPKQEPIGWGKPQSNNYNIKGSLEAAGAVAAQSSEIPECSKSNTNHFVKQEETVWKKKRVWKDPRTLPRIPLPTAESPGNSEDSDQRGGPESPPKKKKVMAWPSNKIPGPTRKKKMRCLGALSYLLVDSEATKRKPVLLKKGPGSRALSAQRAPQGTQPADVAASMPRAQKTKPGGLPCVSKGE; this is encoded by the coding sequence ATGTCGCAGCCCATGGCCATGAGCCTGCTGGAGGACTGGTGCAGGGGCATGGGACTGGACATCCACAGGTCCCTGATGGTTATCGGCATCCCTGAGCACTGTGGCCATGCAGAAATTGAGGAGACGTTGAACAGGGTTCTCTTGCCGTTGGGCACATACCGTGTGCTCAACAAGATGTTTCTGAGGCAAGAGCAGGTCAAGGCTGCGCTCGTCGAGGTTAGTGAGGGTGTAAACCTGAGCTCCGTACCTCGCGAGTTCCCGGGGAGGGGCGGTGTCTGGAGAGTGGTCTGCAGAGACCCCACCCAGGACGCTGAGTTTTTGAAAAGTCTGAACGAATTTTTGGACGCCGAAGGACGCACTTGGGAGGATGTGGTGCGCCTCTTGCTCCTTaaccaccacccaccactccCAAACCCAAACCAGCCTCCACCACACTGGGCGGAAACCTTGGGGTTGCTCCTGGGAGCGGTGCTATGGGTCATCTTCTACATGGATGCTGAAATCCGTAATCGAGAGGAGGAAGCGAGGGCCGAGGGGCCCGCTGAGGGGACTTGGGCCTCAACAGAGAGGAGGTGGGTAAAGAAAGAACCTGGCCTGGGCATAGAGGTGGCTTCGCCTTTCAAGACAGAGGACCGAAACTATTGGAGGGACACAGAGGACCGTCGTGACCCTCCAAAAGCTCTAGTTCGTAGGCCTGAAGGTAAGATTCGctccaggaggaggaagcagaaaaaaaatcctaagcaAGAACCAATAGGCTGGGGAAAACCCCAAAGCAACAATTACAACATTAAGGGTTCTCTGGAAGCCGCTGGCGCCGTGGCTGCCCAAAGCTCAGAGATCCCAGAATGTTCCAAGAGCAACACAAACCACTTCGTGAAGCAGGAGGAGACAGTTTGGAAGAAGAAACGCGTCTGGAAGGATCCCAGGACTCTCCCTCGTATTCCGCTGCCCACAGCTGAGAGCCCCGGGAATTCAGAAGACTCAGATCAACGAGGTGGTCCTGAGAGCcccccaaagaagaagaaagtcatgGCCTGGCCCTCAAACAAGATCCCTGGCCCCacgaggaagaagaagatgaggtgCCTGGGTGCTCTCTCCTATCTTCTGGTTGATTCTGAAGCCACCAAGAGAAAACCGGTGCTTCTCAAGAAGGGGCCCGGCTCAAGGGCTCTGTCGGCTCAGAGGGCTCCTCAGGGGACGCAACCTGCTGATGTAGCGGCTTCAATGCCCAGGGCTCAGAAGACCAAGCCAGGAGGCTTGCCTTGTGTCTCCAAAGGTGAGTGA